From one Lycium ferocissimum isolate CSIRO_LF1 chromosome 5, AGI_CSIRO_Lferr_CH_V1, whole genome shotgun sequence genomic stretch:
- the LOC132058509 gene encoding pathogenesis-related protein PRB1-3-like, giving the protein MSMSMAKILLAPPTLLLLFILSIFIISSKATPPTFDWVQQEFLKAHNNLRKSVGVPPLEWDAKLAAYAYDWATQRKEDCDYRHHSPGPYGENIFWELYKATPPAFVVQKWFDEKKNFDEVNNVCKCQPENAACQCGHYLNVVWKTTTKVGCSGNVYCDDQKGVYYVCSYDPIGNYKGVNPLNPGDNLTTNSTSS; this is encoded by the exons ATGTCGATGTCAATGGCTAAAATATTACTAGCACCACCAACTCTTTTGTTGTTGTTCATCTTATCAATCTTCATTATTTCCTCAAAAGCAACTCCACCAACCTTTGATTGGGTACAACAAGAATTCCTCAAGGCTCACAATAATCTAAGAAAGAGTGTTGGTGTTCCTCCTTTGGAATGGGATGCCAAATTAGCCGCTTATGCATATGATTGGGCTACTCAGCGCAAGGAGGATTGTGATTACAG GCATCATTCTCCTGGCCCATATGGAGAGAACATCTTCTGGGAGCTTTACAAAGCCACACCTCCAGcctttgttgtacagaaatggtTCGATGAGAAGAAGAATTTCGATGAGGTGAACAATGTTTGCAAATGCCAGCCAGAAAATGCAGCATGTCAATGTGGCCATTATTTAAATGTAGTATGGAAAACTACAACAAAAGTTGGATGCAGTGGCAACGTTTATTGCGATGACCAAAAGGGTGTTTATTATGTTTGCTCATATGATCCTATTGGGAATTATAAAGGTGTTAATCCTTTAAATCCTGGTGATAATTTAACAACTAATTCCACTAGCTCTTGA
- the LOC132057209 gene encoding protein BOBBER 2-like, translating into MNCTAPIPNKELGLDLEDYSWGQTLLDVKVEIPIPNGINSRSIEYDVTKNHLKVGLKGYPLIINGQLFGEVKAEESFCKLEGP; encoded by the exons ATGAACTGTACAGCTCCCATTCCCAACAAAGAACTTGGGCTAGATCTGGAAGACTATTCATGGGGGCAGACATTGTTGGATGTGAAGGTTGAAATTCCTATCCCCAACGGAATAAATTCAAGGTCCATTGAGTACGATGTTACGAAGAATCACCTAAAAGTTGGTCTTAAGGGTTACCCACTAATAATCAAT GGACAACTATTTGGAGAAGTCAAAGCTGAGGAGTCATTCTGCAAGTTAG AGGGTCCATAA
- the LOC132057208 gene encoding uncharacterized protein LOC132057208, with product MSQNSLITNLNVNNLIYSKLKFPIINCPHLHYQVLKQKICSAPLRTPIAPTVPLPFPQANNFPEANIVVLRYSLHKKARKNQIVTPMRRRLKPMVLPLLLLFFYTSLPGLIRAAVVTLDSIEIYNTHELFGALPEVYFQCKGENRTIYLPDVKKKHELYTFKGEESWQPLTELEEKKCKRCGIYEKDSFIKPDDVFDEWEFCASDFTSPDGKYIHFKEKEFNATFLCPDCVPLEGASNHTDGPRNKGKGVHWALVLLICVLVMTFVVLGAVTAYKYWQKRKKQQEQARFLKLFEESDDVEDELGIGPLSHVI from the exons ATGAGTCAAAACTCCTTAATCACTAACCTAAATGTCAATAACTTGATTTACTCAAAACTAAAATTTCCTATAATTAATTGTCCCCACTTACATTACCAGGTCTTGAAACAGAAGATTTGCTCTGCTCCGCTAAGGACACCTATAGCGCCAACTGTTCCATTGCCTTTTCCTCAAGCAAACAACTTTCCAGAAGCAAACATCGTCGTCTTGAGATATTCCTTGCACAAAAAAGCAAGGAAAAATCAAATAGTTACACCGATGCGTCGTCGTTTAAAGCCTATGGTTCTTCCTCTCCTTTTACTCTTCTTCTATACCTCCCTTCCAG GATTGATTAGAGCGGCGGTTGTAACTCTAGATTCGATCGAAATATATAATACTCATGAATTGTTCGGAGCATTACCGGAAGTTTATTTTCAGTGTAAAGGTGAAAATAGAACAATATATTTGCCTGATGTGAAGAAGAAACATGAGTTATATACGTTCAAAGGTGAAGAGTCTTGgcag cCTCTGACAGaactagaagaaaaaaagtGCAAACGATGCGGGATATATGAAAAAGACTCATTCATAAAGCCTGATGATGTATTTGATGAGTGGGAGTTCTGTGCCTCGGATTTTACTAGTCCTGATGGGAAGTATATTCATTTCAAGGAGAAAGAGTTCAACGCCACATTCTTATGTCCAGACTGTGTCCCCCTTGAAGGCG CTTCAAATCACACCGATGGCCCGCGGAATAAGGGAAAGGGAGTGCACTGGGCTCTAGTGCTGCTCATCTGTGTGTTAGTGATGACTTTTGTAGTTCTTGGAGCAGTGACTGCCTACAAATATTGgcaaaagagaaagaaacagCAAGAACAAGCTCGATTCTTGAAGCTGTTCGAGGAGAGCGATGACGTGGAGGATGAATTGGGCATTGGACCACTTAGTCATGTCatttag
- the LOC132057210 gene encoding ABC transporter G family member 20-like — protein MSSLGGGDDMSSASDVPFLGPRNNTELQEFSRKPRHNVSVTLGELLKRVGDSAEEKHQVLELGNHSNFAATPSSFPFVLSFHDLSYSVKVKSKMTLPMCLRRGTKDDDLPSDNNMKVLLNDISGEAREGEIMAVLGASGSGKSTLIDALADRISRESLKGEVTLNGEVLESKLLKVISAYVMQDDLLFPMLTVEETLMFSAEFRLPRTLSKSKKKARVQALIDQLGLRNAAKTVIGDEGHRGVSGGERRRVSIGIDIIHDPIVLFLDEPTSGLDSTSAYMVVKVLQRIAQSGSIVIMSIHQPSYRILSLLDRLIILSRGHTVFTSPPSSLQQFFAEFGNPIPENENRIEFALDFIRELEGTPNGTKNLMEFNKTWQTEKTSTSRNNFYNGPKPSLKDAISASVARGKLVSGATNIDPNLSSSKVPKFANPFWVDMVVIAKRSMLNSMRMPELFGMRFGAVVVTGIILATIFWKLDNSPKGVQERLGFFAFAMSTTFYTCAEAIPVFLQERYIFMRETAYNAYRRSSYVLSHAIISLPSILVLSLAFAVTTYWSVGLAGGGSGFFNFLLFMVASFWAGSSFVTFLSGVIYNVMMAYTVVVAILAYFVLFSGYFISRDRIPPYWIWFHYMSLVKYPFQGVLQNEFSDPNKCFVKGVQIFDVSPLRVVPEPLKIKLLQNMSKVLGMNITSSSCVTTGTDILKQSGVNELNKWTCFWITIGLGFFFRILFYFALLIGSKNKRR, from the exons ATGTCTAGTCTTGGCGGAGGCGACGACATGTCTTCAGCCAGCGACGTTCCATTTTTAGGCCCAAGAAACAACACGGAACTTCAAGAATTCAGCAGAAAGCCAAGGCACAATGTCTCTGTCACACTCGGTGAGCTATTGAAACGCGTTGGCGACTCTGCTGAGGAAAAACACCAAGTTCTTGAACTTGGGAATCACTCCAATTTTGCTGCTACTCCTTCATCATTTCCATTTGTTCTTTCCTTCCACGATCTGAGCTATAGTGTTAAAGTTAAAAGCAAAATGACACTTCCTATGTGCTTGAGGAGGGGTACTAAGGACGACGATTTGCCATCTGATAATAACATGAAGGTGTTGCTGAATGACATATCAGGAGAAGCAAGAGAAGGCGAAATCATGGCTGTTCTTGGAGCTAGTGGCTCTGGAAAATCTACTTTGATCGACGCCCTTGCTGATCGAATATCaagggaaagccttaaaggAGAAGTGACATTGAATGGTGAAGTTCTTGAATCAAAGCTTCTCAAAGTTATCTCAGCATATGTTATGCAAGATGATCTTTTGTTCCCAATGTTAACGGTTGAAGAAACACTCATGTTCTCAGCCGAGTTTCGCCTTCCAAGGACTTTATCTAAGTCCAAAAAGAAAGCTAGAGTTCAGGCGTTGATTGATCAATTAGGCCTTAGAAATGCTGCCAAGACAGTGATTGGTGATGAAGGCCATAGGGGAGTTTCTGGTGGCGAACGAAGGCGTGTTTCTATTGGCATTGACATAATTCATGACCCTATTGTCCTGTTTCTTGATGAACCAACTTCAGGACTTGATTCCACTAGTGCATATATGGTG GTAAAAGTCTTGCAAAGAATAGCACAAAGTGGAAGTATTGTGATCATGTCAATTCATCAGCCAAGTTATAGAATTTTGAGTCTTTTGGACCGTTTGATCATCCTTTCGCGTGGACACACAGTCTTTACTAGCCCTCCTTCAAGTCTACAACAGTTTTTTGCTGAATTTGGAAATCCAATTCCGGAAAATGAAAACAGGATAGAGTTTGCTTTGGATTTCATCAGAGAACTTGAAGGAACTCCCAATGGAACCAAGAATTTGATGGAATTCAACAAAACATGGCAAACGGAAAAAACCTCAACTAGCAGAAACAACTTTTACAATGGACCAAAACCATCACTCAAAGATGCAATAAGTGCAAGTGTTGCAAGAGGGAAATTAGTCTCGGGTGCAACGAATATCGACCCGaatctttcttcttcaaaagTCCCAAAATTTGCTAATCCATTTTGGGTGGATATGGTTGTGATAGCCAAAAGATCAATGTTGAATTCCATGAGAATGCCTGAGCTATTTGGTATGCGTTTTGGCGCCGTCGTTGTCACTGGGATTATCCTAGCCACTATATTCTGGAAATTGGACAATTCTCCAAAAGGGGTTCAAGAAAGACTAGGCTTTTTCGCATTTGCAATGTCAACAACTTTTTACACTTGTGCTGAAGCTATTCCTGTTTTTCTTCAAGAAAGGTACATTTTCATGAGGGAAACTGCATATAACGCGTATCGTCGTTCCTCTTATGTTCTTTCACATGCCATTATCTCACTTCCTTCCATATTAGTCCTCTCCCTTGCCTTTGCTGTCACAACTTATTGGTCAGTTGGACTAGCCGGTGGCGGTTCAggtttctttaatttcttgctcTTCATGGTTGCCTCATTTTGGGCTGGGAGCTCATTTGTCACATTCCTCTCTGGTGTCATATACAATGTCATGATGGCCTACACGGTCGTGGTTGCGATCTTGGCTTATTTCGTTTTATTCAGTGGCTACTTCATTAGTCGCGATCGGATCCCTCCTTATTGGATATGGTTTCACTATATGTCCTTAGTGAAATACCCCTTTCAAGGGGTGTTACAAAATGAATTCTCTGATCCTAACAAGTGTTTTGTAAAGGGTGTCCAAATTTTCGATGTTTCCCCATTGAGGGTTGTCCCTGAGCCATTAAAGATTAAGTTGCTGCAAAATATGAGCAAGGTTTTGGGAATGAACATAACAAGCTCATCATGTGTGACAACAGGAACAGACATATTGAAGCAAAGTGGTGTGAATGAGTTGAACAAATGGACTTGTTTTTGGATCACTATTGGTTTGGGATTTTTCTTCAGGATTCTCTTCTATTTTGCTTTATTGATTGGAAGCAAAAATAAGAGGAGGTGA